The Pungitius pungitius chromosome 10, fPunPun2.1, whole genome shotgun sequence DNA window cacacacgcacaggtaAACACCGGTAGcagataaacacacatacaaacataccCTCTTCACTTTAAACTAGTAGGAAACGGAGTACGTTAACACAAAGTGCGTCTCCCTCAAGACAAAACCTATTGAACTGATATCGAGATGTGTGCTAATGATGTATGCTAATGTTGGGTGCTTTTAGAAGTTACGTTCCCGCCTCGTCACTGTACTTTTGTCTTGTTAAACCAATGGTATTAACAAGCCGCAAATCACAGCTGGCTATGAACACAAGGTCGTAGCTGAAGGTGGAGAGCAAGAAGAAATGTCGCTCGTTTCAGTTAACAGAGAAGGTAGCTCTGCTAGCCAGCGTTAGCTTGTGTGTTCCCCTTTTTACCTGCTTTCTCAGAGCTGCTCCGTGCTACACCATAATGAGCCGCCCTCCTCTGTTCAAAGCGATGCCCGCAAACCCGGCCGCAGGTTATTGGAGTCACGTCCGACTGTAACTTACTTCAATAGTGATTATTTTGGGGGGCCGGAGGGGATATAAACTGATTGTGGAATCAGCTGTCAGAACTTCGCTCGGGTGTCATGGGTAACGGAAGCGCAGGACGTTCCGTCCGTTATTGTTGTCCGTGTTCACATGGCGGCAGTTCCGCGGAGCAGAGTTCCGACCCTTTTTTTGGATTGTAGCCATCCTTTATTTTCAAACCAAAGTTCAAGATGAGCTCTTTAAAATCATATGCAATTAATTGTTTGCAAAATAAGAAgcagtatttatatttttgttataTTCTCTACCACAGAGTTCAAGCTGATAATACAGGCAAACagctttttttgttactttattttgaatgtatCTATAATTagatattcatttgttttatttgtgtattgttGTTAATCAATtagccccccctctcctcagcATCTTTTAAAATTCAAAGTAATACAGCAAATTTGAAAAACCTAAAACCTACAGATACACAGATGAACATACAGTGTAAATGCCTTGAAGAGGGCACCTTGTACAACAGGGAAAGCAGAGACTCACTGATTGTCAGAACAGCTCATTTGCTGTGGAGCGAACCCAGTTCGCCCTAAAGTTGGATAACGCTGTGATTCACTCAGCCAGTTGTGGACCCAGGGGCATGAGGGCTGTCACTGCCCAACAAGAACGTGCTCTCGACTGACCTGTCTGGTGAgtgaagctttttaaaatgagcgGACTATTAATCGTGGAGCAGATGATTTCATTGTATTTCATCAAAATCTGTTTAGACGGGTGTTGGCTGTCAGGCTTTCTGTGATGCTCATACCAAAGTAAGAACCAAACCCACCCGTCTTCACATGGTGTGTTTCACATAATGCTTATGTTATTCAATGGAGCTGACTGAGGACCGGCCTACATCTGGATGTCATGTTGTGGAGTTGTAACAAAATGTAACAGCCCCCAACAAATCAGCACAAAAGCCACAGCTGCTGACATTGTtataaataaagcaataaagcaAAGCTTGAATTGTCACTATATCCTGATGTTACCAGGCTGTGAAAAAGCAGCTTCCAATAACATTTGTAAACATTTGCAACCAAACCCAACAGTGAAGGAAATCTTAGTGCACTGTTTAGGtgtaaaaaggtcatttttgtgCTTGTTGGTAGAGGTTGATGGCGGCCAGGTCACAGTTTTATTAAATTAACCCACTATAGCTTTAAGCGAGAATGAGGTAATGCCTTGTCAGGAGTAAGAACATGAAGAACAGAAGGTCAAAAATGGGATCAAGAATTCTCGAGGGGGAATAATCTTTTCTGAACCCTCCCCTTGGACGACCCATTGAAGAGAGTTCTGTAATGAAGATGAAGGCAttcactttgaaataaaatatttctgtCACTTCTAAGTCTTCAAGCTCAACAACGCCGTAAAAGAGAGGGATAAGGAAAGTTTGTTGAGCTTTTCCATGTGGATGCCCCCTCATGAGTTTGAGACTTCTGTTTACCTTTTACGACAGTGAAATGTTTAACGAGACTTATTTTCTCAActttatctttcatttttaacacaACAGCCCTCAAGTGAAATGATTAGAAAACCCACAGGAATGTAATCTCCTGAGTGCCAGATCGATTcgctcctcctcccttcatccTACCACCATGTGGCACACAGCCTTCAGGTGATAACGCTGATTTAGCTTTCAACTTTGATGTCTGCAGAACAGTGGCTTGTTAAATGTTCAGCTCAACTCAGAAGGACATCTGCTGCTTGCATGGTGGATGTTTTAAAGTATATTAAAACCAACACCAAGGAGTCTAGCTATTGTTGTTAATGCTTGTCCTTGGTGCCACCGAGTTGGATTCAGCAAAAAATCTGATGATATCATCCGGGTTTATCAGAAACTCCTTCACACTCCAGCCCGGCCTCAGTCAAACCCGTAGATTTTAAGCTGAGGGGAACACCAACGTCAACCTCAGGGTAccataaatatgtatataaagcCTTCATGACAATCCATTCAATGGTTGTTATTTGAGCCAGCTTCTCTGCACGTACATTACAGTGACATCTGTCGGGCTTTGGGCTTCCTGCTGGACCAAATGACCCACATGTGAGTGGTGTCTACTCAGTTCAAGGGAAGAAAACCAAAGTCACAAGCAAGATGACTAATGCACATGTCATAATAATAGTAATCCAATTTCATGCAGCATGCTTGCTTTACTTCTGCTGCGCTGTTATAAACTGATTATAAAACTCAGGTGCAAGAGCACTGGATCAAAAACCAGCACTGGCATACCACTGTGTTTTTAGTTATGGATCCATACAACGTCTCCAAAGTGTCTGAATGGGGTGAATGTTGTTAGCtgctgatgggcaggtggctctGTGTATGGTAGCATCACCACTCAGCTGCCTGATTATTGAACTCAAAAGAAGAATCCTGTTTTGCAGTTCTGCAGGTGTAAGAGACAGACTATTGTCAGAACAATTAATGGCCTCCAAGGGGAAGGCAAAAACCTGTAAAAACACGGATTCTGGGATATTCTACTTCTATCAGACTAGTAGGAATAAAACATCCAACATACAATTGGGTCTTTTTGCATCTGTGGACTTATATTCATTAAAACTTGGCATCAAATTGCATTCATGTTATTTTCAGACACCAAATTTGAGAAAACTTGAAATAAGAAAAACCAACTAACACTAAAACTGACTTCTTAAGTAATTAAGTGGTTCTATTAGTAGTAGTATATCTGTGATATTTAGTATTTTTATTAATTGGAGGTGTCTTCTGCCAATCAAGAACTAACAACATCACCATCTTGTGGATACTTAAAGTAAATGAATAGCTTGGCTGCCAGGCAATAAATTTGTGTCAGACCCCATTAAAATATGtacaagtaacaaaaatgtcacATGGCTTTGTActgatgtttttgttaaatggCTGTGAACCCATATCTGGTCCATGCTATACATATCTATCTATTGATCTGTGCACATGTGAGAGTGTCAAACTATGTTCTTCTGTCTCAACATCTACATCATGTCAGGGAAGGACTACGGATGAGAGTGGGTCAACACCATTACATCGAAGTCAGTGTGTCACTTGTTAGCAAATCGGCAGTGACACAGACTAAATGCATACCACCACATTGAACCTATTACCTGGTGCCTCATGGTGCCTGTTGTCATGCAACACAGTCGGTTTTAAATGGTGGAAACGTTTTATAGAAACTATATTGTTGATGCAAAAATTGTGGGAGCAAGTTAGTTTGTGGGTAaatggtttaaataaaaaatgttttttatttaaaaaacgtaTTAAAGAAGGGCTTTTAGTTTGAACAGGCTATCGTCGACACAAAGAGGCCAtttgtctctctttgtccttgacacacacgtacactcCAAGACACCTTGATTTGAATACGGGAGGATGAGGAAAGATGTATCACGAAAGCAAATGAGTATGCAAATGAGCCTcctatttgtatatttaaacaCGAGGATTGaaaaatggttttgtttttacagtccTTTTGGAGTGGATTTCAGCTTTAAATCTATTAGGATGATGGCAAACggtgtgcttctgtgtgtgtataaaagcaAGGTCTGTGGCAGACCCTGATACCCTGTAttctaaaatgaatatattagaatacatatatatagcacgttgactatatatatatatatatatatatatatatatatataatataacgtGCAGGGATAAGACATTTGATTTCACAGGATGGAAAGGTCTTCTAATAATAGAtacaaaatgtttgatattgATCCAAAAGGAACTTTCTGCTCATACAGCTGAACCCATCAGACAGAGAAGGCTCAGATGCACTCGACGGggccatgtttttttcttgcagcTGTTGCGTATAGTGGGGAAATGAGTTGGCATTCTTGCACTTCAGCTTCCCTTATCTCAAAATATTAGTTCTTGAAATTTTACTGGATTGACTGCGCTTTCTCTAATATGGATTAGAACTAAAGTGAGATAGATCACTGTATAGAACTGGGCACCAACCCTACCTCTGCACAACACAACAGGTTGTGTTGGCACACCTGTTAATAGAAAACCATTCCAGGTGATCTTCTCCTGAAGCTGATTGGAAGAAGCTGTCTTTAAAGCTAAAAACAGCTTCTTTGAAGAAAAATACTAATACATccatatataaaacatattctGGTTTGTTGAGCATTTTTTTGTTCCATATCCGTTCCTTCATAGTCTTTAATATTAGTTTACAATGATAAAAATTATGATAAACCATTGAATAGGAAGGTAGGTCTGTACTGTAAAATGGATCAGCAGTGTATTGTCACTTTCGATCACATGTCTCCCTCTAGTGGTACATGGTGCAACCTCTTTTCTTGTTGGTCGAGCCATTAAAAACTACCAACCTGCACACTAAgttgatcatttaaaatgttcaagtTCAGCTAATGCATAAGACATCTTCACACAATGGTCATCTGTGTACTGAAACATATCACTTTGGTTTTAAGAAAGATGTCCAGGAGGAAACGTTGAATAAACACAGGGCGGTGGAACAAGGTTCTTCATGACTTTATTGAAAGTGCGGGTTGCAGTCAGGAGTCAGGCGTCCTGCGGTTTGCAGGCCAGGAGGTAAAAATACTTCACGGCCACAACCACCTGTGTCTCCACAGAGGTCACCCTCATTATGGACATCAACCTGGGGAGACACCATTCGGTCAGAGGATGTGTTTAACTTATTACTAATGAGCCCTCAGCTCTTGCTATCGTGTCGTTGTCAAATTTGTGGAATTGTATGGTGTTCGGggaatcctttttatttttatcaaaacaaaaatacttcAGTCTTACAAGTCCACCGTGGGAAACCTGTTGGAGGACACCCCGATATGAATCAAGGGACGAGAATTGTCCTGGACATGGCGAAGGGGCTCAACATCATGTGTGACAATTTCTTTACATGGTGCAGGCTGGGACAGGAGCTCCTAAAGAGGACCATGGTGGACCAACCATGAGGAAAAAAGGgtctgtttttgctgtttacaTTGCTTCTAATTGGGATGAAGTAAACATCTGTTCACCATTTTAACAtgagatttgtttttgctgaatTAAAACCCCCATAAAACACCGTCCGAGTAACAAAAAATGTCGTGTGTGTTGTGCCTTGTGGCGATGCTGCCACCCTGCATTCTACCTTTGACAGATGTGGTGAGAGAGCGCAGTGGCTTTCTGCGGGTGTTCTCTTAGCAGCGCCTGATAGCTGGAGAAAGACTCCACCAACCCCATGTAACTGGACAGAGGCATGGGCCtttccacccacacacactcgtgcCTGCAACACACGGAACAACACGGTCAACACAGGAGCTACTGTACATTCTTTGTGAAAAGCAGCCATGAAACGTGCTGAAATTGACCAAACCAAAGCGCGCTCTCACCACTCCTTGTCAGGGTAAGGGATGGATTCATAGGCCTCGCGGTAAATCTCAATAGAGCTGTGACCGAGGTGAGCGCTGCGGTAAGGCTGCAAGGCTGCATAGAACTGGTGAAACCAAGAGACGCACAGTCATGAGATCAGTGACAATAGTCCCATAACATACAAACTCTCACATGTGCACAGATCAATAGATAGATATGTATAGCATGGATCAGATATGGGTTCACAGccatttaacaaaaacatcagTACAAAGCCATgtgacatttttgttacttgtaCATATTTTAATGGGGTCTGACACAAATTTATTGCCTGGCAGCCAAGCTAGTCATTTACTTTAAGTATCCACAAGATGGTGATGTTGTTAGTTCTTGATTGGCAGAAGACACCTCCAATTAATAAAAATACTAAATATCACAATTATACTACTACTAATAGAACCACTTAATTACTTAAGAAGTCAGTTTTAGtgttagttagttttttttatttcaagtttTCTCAAATTTGGTGTCTGAAAATAACATGAATGCAATATCTGATGCCAAGTTTTAATGAATATAAGTCTACAGATTCAAAAAGTCCCAATTGTATGTCGGATGTTTTATTCCTACTAGCCTGATAGAAGTAGAATATCCCAGAATCCGTGTTTTTACAGGTTTTTGCCTTCCCCTTGGAGGCCATTAATTGTTCTGAAAATAATCTGTCTCTTACACCTGCAGAACTGCAAAACAGGATTCTTCTTTTGAGTTCAATAATCAGGCAGCTGAGTGGTGAGTGGCTGGTATGCAACGCACAAGTGGAGCGGAGATCCAATAACTTAATAAACCCTTGTCTCTGTGTTTTCCACCACCATAAAAAATGACGTAAGACAACAGCCGTGGGTGAACATTAACTAGAACGTCTCTCAGGTGAACACCTCCACAAGCACCTCTTGGCAGACTtggttgagtgtgtgtgagcagcagtcTGGGTAGCCGAGCCGCATGTCAATGGTGTAGTTGAGCAGAGCCAAGCAGCCACGGGGCTTCAGGACCCTGTTGGCCTCCTGGAGAAAGCGAGGCCGGTGGAACCAGTGGAAGGCGGACATGGCTGTCACCAAATCCACCGAGCTGTCGGCGCTCGGCAGCTCCTCGGCCGCACACTCCCTGAGGACAGAACAGTCGCAACTGCTGGATTAAGCCCTGATGTTCCATTAAGAGGCCGCTGCTTCAGGTTACAATCtgttgaaatattaaataatgtaaattgcATTCGAAACGAAAACAGCTTGCAaaaaatgacgtttttttttatgtacgGCACCCACCAAACGTCTGTAACATGCCACATATTTCAAAAGAATTTGAGTGTCCTGTGCTGACAggacatttgttctgttttctgaGCCTTACTGCATGACCGACTTTCACCAGACAAAGGTCACGTTGTTTTTGCTCTGGCCAAGACTCCCCGAGTCACGTTTTCAGAGCTGCAGCTAATATGTGCCGTTAACGTGGTGAGTTGCACTGAAATTACCTAGGTTTGCGGTCCAAGTGCAATTATGCATTTCCTCTTTAAAATATGTAAGATACATAAGATAACATAAGTTGCACCACGCTTACCTATAAGTGATGTTTGGCTTTTTGGAATGCTGCAAAGCCATTTCCAGCTGGGCTGGACTAACATCTGTCCCCAGCACGGAGGCAAAGTGTTCAGCCAGCAGCAGGGTGCCTTGACCTGAGCCACAGCCGACATCCACTGCCCGCTCAAAGGGACGACCCACCTGACAACATACTTTGCATTTTACATGAAATCCCTGTAATGGTTTTTACAATAACATCGCTAACGGTAATGTTTTATAATTGCAGGAGATAATACCACAATTTTACCAACACACTACCTGCTTTTCCAAGAAGTTAAGCACTTGTTGTATCAGATGATCCGTTGGGGCAATCCTGTACTTCCAGTAGGATCTAGCGTGTTCCTTTCCTTCATACAGGCGATAAGCCATCGCTTGCTGATGTCCTCTCTCAACAGTTGCTAGAGAAAAAAGCCATGCGTTATCATGTGTTCTGTTATTGATCAAGTGGACAAAACACGGGTTATTCCTTTTTCGCTggccgaaacacacacacacacacacacacacacacacacacacagacacacaaaaggggGCAACAGCGGTACATGGGAAAGGGAGGTCCCACAGCTTTCGCAAGTATGTGGCCTGTTTAACAATGAACTctattaaagggacagttccAAGACCTTTTCTGTCATGATGTGGCAGtgttttacttaattttttcTGTGCAGGATCCTTAAACGATTTTTTTCATTCTAACCAATGATATCTCAATACCTTTATCTATTGCTaagccccaacccccccaaaaaggcaATATCAGTACAAAGCCGACAGAAGAGCATATTATGACTTTGAAGGATGCATCCTGGATGTCAAATCATTCTGCTGGAAAAAAACAGGTTAGAAATTCAAAGAGAGAAGGTAAAGCCTTCAGGTCTGTCACACCCGTATGTCAAGTTGGGGTTTGGTCCTGTCTCCACGTTTGttttgtgacttcctgttttattttggaaatgatcTCTCCTCTCATTTCAGGTTCCATgtccttcctcatgtgtcaccagtctgattgtctccccttgtcctgtgccagtgtgtcacgTTGGTCCTGCACACCCGCCCCGCGTCAGTGTCATGTCACGGCCATATGTTTCTCTGTCCTGAACCCCGTGCGGGATCTTAAGTTGATGGCGCCCCAGAgcaattttttatttcattttaatagcAGATTTTTTTGCATTCTATTTTCATGTAAGAAGCCTTTTTTGCAGAGCATAAAGCGGGTAAAACCTCT harbors:
- the LOC119229330 gene encoding putative methyltransferase DDB_G0268948; this translates as MAYRLYEGKEHARSYWKYRIAPTDHLIQQVLNFLEKQVGRPFERAVDVGCGSGQGTLLLAEHFASVLGTDVSPAQLEMALQHSKKPNITYRECAAEELPSADSSVDLVTAMSAFHWFHRPRFLQEANRVLKPRGCLALLNYTIDMRLGYPDCCSHTLNQVCQEFYAALQPYRSAHLGHSSIEIYREAYESIPYPDKEWHECVWVERPMPLSSYMGLVESFSSYQALLREHPQKATALSHHICQRLMSIMRVTSVETQVVVAVKYFYLLACKPQDA